In the Plantibacter sp. Leaf314 genome, CGGCCGTCAGGAGGGTGAACGGCTCGCGGAAGAGGAGCGCCCCGGCGACGGCGGTCGTCGGGGCGACGAGGAACAGGAGGGCGTTCAGGACCGTCACGCCGATCCGACGCAGCAACCACCAGTAGAGACCGTAAGCGGAGAGCGTCGGCACGAGCGCGAGGAAGAGCGTCGTGAGCCAGAAGGTCGCGTCGCCCGGCGGCACGGCCGCACCGGTCGCGAGGGCGAGGACGGCGAGGAGCACCGTGGTCGCCGTCGCGTGGACGGTCAGCGTGAGGAGGACCGGGGATCGGTGCGGCGAGCGCCGTTCCAGGATCGTCGCGGTGATGAGGCTGGCCATGGCCAGCGCAGGGAGGGCGTAGGCGATCGGCGGCGCATCCGAGGCGCCGAACTGGGACTGCACGATGAGGAACACCCCGACCGCACCGATCCCGAGTCCCAGCCATTGCGCGCCGGGGACGCGCACGTGCAGCAGCGGGCCGGCGAGTGCGGCGATGACGAGCGGCTGGACGGCGTCGATGAGCGCGGTCGTCCCGGTCGAGATGCCCACGGCGACCGAGGCGTAGACGAACACGACGTAGCCGAACTGCGCGAACAGGCCGATGACGAGTTGTGAGCGCAGTTGGGCCTGGCTGGCGTTCCTCCACTGCCCGCTGACCAGCAGCACGATCGCGAGCCCGACGGCGAGCGGGACGAACCGCCAGAGCAGGACGGTGAGCACGGGCACGTCCTCGGTGCCGATCTTCGCGACGATGAAGCCTGAGCTCCAAGCGAGGACGAAGGCTGCGGCCGCGAAAACTATACCGATCTGTTTACTCATCCCCGCAGTATACAGACTGGTATAGTTTTTGCATGACGGTCGACACGCCAGAGCTCGCACCCCTCACGCCGGGCGCCCGACGGGTGCTCGACGCCGCGTCCGTCCTCTTCTACGAGAACGGCATCCACGCGGTCGGCGTCGACACCATCGCCGAGGCCGCCGGGGTCACGAAGAAGACCCTCTACGACCGCTTCGGCAGCAAGGAGGCCCTTGTGCTCTCCTATCTGCAGCACCGCGATGCACGGTGGCGGGCCTGGCTCGACGAGGTCCTCGCCCGGCACCCGGAACCCGGGATCGACCGGGTGCTCGCGATCTTCGATGCGGCGATCGGCTGGTCCGACGACAACAGCCCGAAGGGCTGCAGCGCCGTGAACGCCCGCGCTGAGATCCCCGATCACGCGACGAGCGGCCTGGTCCTCCCCGAGGTCACCCGGCAGAAGCAGTGGCTGCTCGACCGCTTCGCCGAGCTCATCACCGAAGCAGGCCTGCCGGACCCCGGGGCACGCGCCCGCGAACTCATGCTGCTCTACGAGGGCGCCATCGTGACGGTCGGGATGCGGACCTTCCGTGAGCCGTTCGAGACCGCCCGCGCGATCGCCGGTCGCCTCTTGGCCGCCTGACCGGAGCCGGACCCGGCCTGTCGGCGACCACCCGACATCGCGTAGGGTCTCGGGATGGACTTCACCGACGACGCCGCCGCCGACCGCATCGCCATCATCACCGGGGTCGGGCGCCGCCGGTCGATCGGGGCCGGTCTCGCCGTCGGCCTCGCCGCCGACGGTTGGAACCTGGTCCTCAACGCCTGGCGCCCCTACGACGAGCGCCTCGGCTACGAACGGACCCCCGACGACCCGGAGTCGATCGCCGAGGAGTGCCGTGCCCTCGGCGTCACGGTCGACGTCGTGTTCGGCGACCTCGCCGACCCGGCCTTCCCCGCAGAACTCGTCGAGCGGGCGGCGCGCTCCGGTCGCGTGTCCGGACTCGTGATGTCGCACTGCGAGTCGGTCGACAGCTCGATCCTCACCACGGACGTCGACAGCTGGGACCGCCACTTCGCCGTGAACGCCAGGGCCACCTGGCTGCTCATCAAAGCGTTCGCCGAACAGCTCCCGGTGCAGGAAGGGACGCCGGAGGTGGCCGGCCGGATCGTCGCGCTGACGAGCGACCACTCGGTGCACAACCTCCCCTACGGCGCCAGCAAGGGCGCGCTCGACCGCATCGTCACGGCGGCCGCGGTGGAGCTCGCCGACCGCGGGGTGCGGTCGAACGTCATCAATCCGGGGCCGATCGACACGGGCTGGATGACCGAGGACATCCGTCGCGCGGGGGCCGAGGCGACGCCGGCGGGCCGGCTCGGCACGCCGTCCGACACCGCGGACCTCGTCCGGTTCCTGTTCTCCCCCGCAGGTTCCTGGATCAACGGCCAACTGCTCTCGAGCAACGGCGGGTTCAACGTCGGCTAGCCGGGCCCTGCCACATCGACTCCGGGCTCGAACGCATCGGCCCTGCCCCGGATGACGGCGATGTCGTCGGGCAGGATCCGGCAGCAGCCACCGACGACGCTCGCACCGGCCTCCAGCCAGGCGTCGACGTCGCCGACACCGCCACGCCCGCGCCAGACCCGCGCCTCGGCGTCCCACCGTTCACCGGAGTTCGGATAGACGACGATCGCGCAGTCCGTCACCGCGCGAGCGGCTCGGATGGCCGGCAGCACCTCGTCCGGATGGGAGCAGTTCACGCCCACCGCCTGGATCTCGTCGACACCCTCGACCAGCCGGAAGCCCTCCTCCATCGGTTCACCGGACCGCAGGCGACCACCCGCGACCGTGAAGGACAACCAGGCCGGCACCCCGGAGCCGCGCACCAGCTCGGCGAGCGCCGTCGCCTCGTCGAGGGAGGGGATGGTCTCGAGGGCGAGGAGGTCCGGACCGGC is a window encoding:
- the mmuM gene encoding homocysteine S-methyltransferase gives rise to the protein MDLRHRSWTLDGGLGTLLEARGHDLSDALWSARLLVDQPAAVQAAHQEFFDTGAQIAITASYQVGFEAFERIGFTASDTERLLRSSVDLARRARDTRTDPDDEGRLLVAASVGPYGATLGDGSEYRGDSGLTRAELRRWHERRLTVLADAGPDLLALETIPSLDEATALAELVRGSGVPAWLSFTVAGGRLRSGEPMEEGFRLVEGVDEIQAVGVNCSHPDEVLPAIRAARAVTDCAIVVYPNSGERWDAEARVWRGRGGVGDVDAWLEAGASVVGGCCRILPDDIAVIRGRADAFEPGVDVAGPG
- a CDS encoding DMT family transporter, which codes for MSKQIGIVFAAAAFVLAWSSGFIVAKIGTEDVPVLTVLLWRFVPLAVGLAIVLLVSGQWRNASQAQLRSQLVIGLFAQFGYVVFVYASVAVGISTGTTALIDAVQPLVIAALAGPLLHVRVPGAQWLGLGIGAVGVFLIVQSQFGASDAPPIAYALPALAMASLITATILERRSPHRSPVLLTLTVHATATTVLLAVLALATGAAVPPGDATFWLTTLFLALVPTLSAYGLYWWLLRRIGVTVLNALLFLVAPTTAVAGALLFREPFTLLTAGGFLLSAAGVALVLVSDARGRVGARSRVSDPASGAPAGDASPRRAPDSAPQGAR
- a CDS encoding SDR family oxidoreductase; protein product: MDFTDDAAADRIAIITGVGRRRSIGAGLAVGLAADGWNLVLNAWRPYDERLGYERTPDDPESIAEECRALGVTVDVVFGDLADPAFPAELVERAARSGRVSGLVMSHCESVDSSILTTDVDSWDRHFAVNARATWLLIKAFAEQLPVQEGTPEVAGRIVALTSDHSVHNLPYGASKGALDRIVTAAAVELADRGVRSNVINPGPIDTGWMTEDIRRAGAEATPAGRLGTPSDTADLVRFLFSPAGSWINGQLLSSNGGFNVG
- a CDS encoding TetR/AcrR family transcriptional regulator; this translates as MTVDTPELAPLTPGARRVLDAASVLFYENGIHAVGVDTIAEAAGVTKKTLYDRFGSKEALVLSYLQHRDARWRAWLDEVLARHPEPGIDRVLAIFDAAIGWSDDNSPKGCSAVNARAEIPDHATSGLVLPEVTRQKQWLLDRFAELITEAGLPDPGARARELMLLYEGAIVTVGMRTFREPFETARAIAGRLLAA